A genomic window from Paucibacter sp. KCTC 42545 includes:
- a CDS encoding GGDEF domain-containing protein, whose amino-acid sequence MPFAPLSAKRRFKRMCYRERVALLELLLLLVAVVALHLLFVRHNVFEIFSAFSAQHENWELDELLLSFSVLPWLLGIFAWRRWRESSQRFWQSHTDVLTGLPNRRRGKEVLAQNVSRAQRHGRTFSLLLLDLDHFKAINDRHGHAEGDHVLQIAAQQLHNSLRDLDTVVRWGGEEFLVICADTDLAQALSLAQRLTLALPAAVQSQGHPVTTSIGVSAWQAGDLDSAEPALKRADLALYAAKLQGRNRALAQA is encoded by the coding sequence ATGCCCTTCGCCCCTCTGTCTGCCAAACGGCGCTTCAAGCGCATGTGCTATCGCGAGCGTGTTGCGCTACTCGAATTGCTGCTTCTGCTGGTCGCCGTCGTCGCGCTGCATTTGCTCTTTGTCCGCCACAACGTATTCGAGATCTTCAGCGCCTTTTCTGCCCAACATGAAAACTGGGAGCTGGACGAGTTGCTGCTGAGTTTCTCGGTGCTGCCCTGGCTTTTGGGCATCTTCGCCTGGCGGCGCTGGCGCGAATCCAGCCAAAGATTCTGGCAATCGCACACCGACGTCCTTACCGGCCTGCCCAATCGCCGCCGCGGCAAAGAAGTGCTTGCGCAGAACGTCTCGCGCGCGCAGCGCCATGGCCGCACGTTCAGCCTGCTGCTGCTGGACCTGGATCACTTCAAAGCCATCAATGACCGGCACGGCCACGCCGAAGGCGACCATGTGCTGCAAATCGCAGCCCAGCAGCTACACAACAGCCTCCGCGATCTGGACACCGTGGTGCGCTGGGGTGGTGAAGAGTTTCTGGTGATCTGCGCCGACACTGATCTGGCGCAGGCCCTGAGTCTGGCTCAACGCTTGACGCTGGCCCTGCCCGCAGCCGTGCAAAGCCAAGGCCACCCCGTCACCACCAGCATCGGCGTGAGCGCCTGGCAGGCAGGCGACCTTGACAGCGCTGAACCGGCACTCAAACGCGCCGACCTGGCGCTCTATGCCGCGAAACTGCAGGGCCGCAACCGCGCCCTCGCGCAAGCCTAA
- a CDS encoding 50S ribosomal protein L25/general stress protein Ctc, with protein sequence MKFVAFERNLQGTGASRRLRISGRVPAIVFGAGEPANVELDHNALFHALKKEAFHSTILEMELNGTVTQVLLRDFQLHPYKPQVLHADFQRVDGTTKITKKVPLHFIGEETSPAVKTDSCTVNHVINELLITCLAQQLPEFIEVNLSGLTKGHSVHVNDLTLPAGVKVVTHGKPNPVVATPVEPVAEEVIVAVAAPADDGKGKKKGKK encoded by the coding sequence ATGAAATTCGTCGCTTTTGAGCGCAATTTGCAGGGGACCGGAGCGAGCCGCCGCCTGCGCATTTCTGGCCGCGTGCCTGCCATCGTTTTCGGTGCCGGCGAGCCTGCCAACGTCGAACTGGACCACAACGCCCTGTTCCACGCGCTGAAGAAGGAAGCCTTCCACAGCACCATCCTCGAGATGGAACTGAACGGCACCGTCACGCAAGTTCTGCTGCGCGACTTCCAACTGCACCCCTACAAGCCGCAAGTTCTGCACGCTGACTTCCAGCGCGTTGACGGCACCACCAAGATCACCAAGAAGGTGCCTTTGCACTTCATCGGTGAAGAGACTTCGCCTGCCGTCAAGACCGACAGCTGCACCGTCAACCACGTGATCAACGAACTGCTGATCACCTGCCTGGCCCAGCAACTGCCCGAGTTCATCGAAGTGAACCTGAGCGGCCTGACCAAGGGTCACTCGGTGCACGTCAATGACCTGACTCTGCCCGCCGGCGTCAAGGTTGTGACCCACGGCAAGCCTAACCCCGTGGTTGCCACGCCGGTTGAACCCGTCGCTGAAGAAGTGATCGTGGCTGTTGCCGCTCCTGCCGATGACGGCAAGGGCAAGAAAAAAGGCAAGAAGTAA
- a CDS encoding ribose-phosphate pyrophosphokinase, with amino-acid sequence MLLNTVLFTGNANPVLSQEIATHLGLELGKATVGRFSDGEVTVEIQQNVRARDVFVVQPTCAPTNENLMELLIMVDALKRASARRITAVIPYYGYARQDRRPRSTRVPISAKVVADLLQKVGVERVLTMDLHADQIQGFFDIPVDNIYASPVLLSDLKARNYSNLVVVSPDVGGVVRARALAKQLGCDLAIIDKRRPAANVSEVMHVIGEIDGRNCVIMDDMIDTAGTLVKAAEVLKDRGAKSVFAYCTHPILSGPAIERISKSMLDEVVITNTIPLNDAAKACGKIRQLSVAFLFAETIRRISDGESVTSLFSEQNNNF; translated from the coding sequence GTGCTGCTCAATACCGTGCTCTTCACCGGTAATGCCAATCCGGTCCTCTCCCAAGAAATCGCCACGCATCTGGGCCTCGAGCTCGGCAAGGCGACTGTTGGCCGTTTCTCCGATGGTGAAGTCACCGTCGAGATTCAACAGAACGTGCGTGCACGTGATGTCTTCGTGGTCCAGCCTACCTGCGCGCCGACCAACGAAAACCTGATGGAACTGTTGATCATGGTTGATGCCCTGAAGCGCGCCAGCGCTCGCCGCATCACTGCCGTGATCCCCTACTACGGTTACGCCCGTCAAGACCGCCGCCCCCGCTCCACCCGTGTGCCGATCTCGGCCAAGGTGGTGGCTGACCTGCTGCAAAAGGTCGGCGTCGAGCGCGTCCTGACCATGGACTTGCACGCTGACCAGATCCAAGGCTTCTTCGACATCCCGGTCGACAATATCTACGCCTCGCCGGTGCTGCTGTCGGACCTGAAGGCCCGCAACTATTCCAATCTGGTGGTGGTCAGCCCCGACGTTGGCGGTGTGGTGCGTGCGCGTGCCCTGGCCAAGCAGCTCGGTTGCGATCTGGCCATCATCGACAAGCGCCGTCCGGCCGCCAATGTGTCCGAAGTGATGCACGTCATCGGTGAAATCGATGGCCGCAACTGCGTCATCATGGACGACATGATCGACACCGCCGGCACCCTGGTGAAGGCCGCCGAAGTGCTGAAGGATCGCGGCGCCAAGAGCGTGTTCGCTTATTGCACCCACCCGATTCTGTCGGGCCCGGCGATCGAGCGTATCTCCAAGTCCATGCTGGACGAGGTCGTGATCACCAACACCATTCCTCTGAACGACGCGGCCAAGGCTTGCGGCAAGATTCGCCAGCTGTCGGTGGCCTTCTTGTTCGCAGAAACCATCCGCCGCATCTCGGACGGTGAGTCGGTGACCTCGCTGTTCAGCGAGCAGAACAACAATTTCTGA
- the ispE gene encoding 4-(cytidine 5'-diphospho)-2-C-methyl-D-erythritol kinase — MHAIYDVPAPAKLNLFLHVVGKRPDGYHLLQSIFALIDWADTLHFERRSDGHLTRHDAADASAILPADDLCLRAARALQAQSGCNYGADIHLEKRIPAGAGMGGGSSDAASTLLALNRLWDLNWPLEKLFSLGLSLGADVPFFLGGRHAFVEGIGEILHPIDLPQMTFAVLKPAQSISTQQIFSSPLLARSNSVAIVAGFPAHNEAQHTNEKSQHSSSENAKPVELNKQGIASFLNGFGRNDLQKPAEAHCPEVVQALQILEAEFGNSRMTGSGSAVFARLNDGLRPDDSPAKQTGKSGTLSSDKNSWLDGLPSNFHARICRCLDRHPLYGWA, encoded by the coding sequence ATGCACGCGATTTACGACGTCCCCGCTCCCGCCAAGCTCAATCTCTTTTTGCACGTTGTCGGCAAACGGCCCGACGGCTACCACCTGCTGCAATCGATCTTCGCCCTGATTGATTGGGCCGACACCCTGCACTTCGAACGCCGCAGCGACGGCCATTTGACGCGGCACGACGCCGCCGATGCCAGTGCAATCTTGCCCGCCGACGACCTGTGCCTGCGCGCGGCGCGGGCCCTGCAAGCGCAAAGCGGTTGCAACTATGGCGCCGACATCCATCTTGAAAAACGCATCCCTGCGGGCGCGGGCATGGGCGGGGGATCCTCCGACGCGGCCTCCACTTTGCTGGCTTTGAACCGTTTATGGGACCTTAACTGGCCCTTGGAAAAACTTTTTTCACTGGGATTGAGCCTGGGCGCCGACGTGCCGTTTTTTCTGGGCGGAAGGCACGCGTTTGTAGAAGGCATCGGGGAAATCCTGCATCCCATCGATTTGCCGCAGATGACTTTTGCGGTCCTCAAACCCGCTCAAAGCATCTCCACACAGCAAATATTTTCGAGCCCCCTCTTGGCAAGGTCGAATTCTGTGGCTATAGTAGCGGGCTTTCCTGCACACAACGAAGCGCAGCACACAAACGAGAAGAGTCAACACTCTTCGAGCGAGAATGCCAAGCCAGTTGAGTTGAACAAGCAAGGGATAGCGAGCTTTTTGAATGGCTTTGGTCGTAACGATCTACAAAAGCCGGCCGAAGCCCACTGCCCCGAAGTTGTTCAGGCACTGCAGATTCTTGAAGCCGAGTTTGGCAATAGCCGGATGACGGGATCAGGAAGCGCAGTATTTGCAAGGCTTAACGATGGGCTCAGGCCTGACGATTCGCCGGCAAAGCAGACAGGAAAAAGCGGCACTTTATCTTCGGATAAAAATTCATGGTTAGATGGTTTACCCTCTAATTTTCATGCTAGAATTTGCCGCTGCTTAGATCGGCACCCACTTTACGGTTGGGCCTAA